From a single Streptomyces liliifuscus genomic region:
- a CDS encoding NAD-dependent succinate-semialdehyde dehydrogenase: MNLVGIDTLAKAPLAEGDVFVGGRWRAAEDGRTFPVYDPATGELIREVSAAGPGDALAAVEAAQAAAGEWRETPARRRSEILHTAFTLMREQADTLARLIVLENGKAYRDAAAEVGYAAEFFRWFAEEAVRIGSSFGDAPGGGYRHVVRRHPVGVTAFVTPWNFPAAMATRKIAPALAAGCPVLLKPAPDTPLTALAVAALLAEAGLPDGLLNVLPTDRAPEVVSAWLGDSRVRKFSFTGSTATGKVLLEQAAANVVNVTMELGGNAPFIVCEDADIDAAVRGAMDAKMRGGGEVCIAANRFYVHASVAAEFTEKFGAAMTAVRTGPGLEDGVTLGPMVNQAAVDGIRSLVDDAVARGAKVAARGTVPEGPGAFHPATVLTDVPDDARILHEEVFGPVAPITTFTDENEMLDRANATVHGLASYVYSRDIGRALRIAERLEAGMVGLNRGLLSDPAAPFGGVKQSGLGREGGREGIEAFLETQYIALDWPTTA; this comes from the coding sequence ATGAACCTCGTCGGCATCGACACCCTCGCCAAGGCGCCGCTCGCCGAAGGTGATGTCTTCGTCGGCGGCCGCTGGCGGGCGGCCGAGGACGGCCGGACCTTTCCCGTGTACGACCCGGCCACCGGCGAGCTGATCCGCGAGGTGTCGGCGGCGGGACCGGGCGACGCCCTCGCCGCCGTCGAGGCGGCCCAGGCGGCCGCCGGCGAATGGCGCGAGACCCCGGCCCGCCGACGCTCGGAGATCCTGCACACCGCCTTCACGCTGATGCGCGAACAGGCAGACACACTCGCCCGGCTGATCGTCCTGGAGAACGGCAAGGCCTACCGGGACGCGGCGGCCGAGGTCGGCTACGCGGCCGAGTTCTTCCGCTGGTTCGCCGAGGAGGCCGTACGCATCGGATCCTCCTTCGGGGACGCCCCGGGCGGCGGCTACCGGCATGTCGTCCGCAGGCACCCGGTCGGGGTCACCGCCTTCGTCACCCCGTGGAACTTCCCGGCCGCGATGGCCACCCGGAAGATCGCCCCGGCACTGGCCGCCGGCTGCCCGGTGCTCCTCAAACCCGCGCCGGACACCCCTCTCACCGCCCTCGCGGTCGCCGCGCTACTGGCCGAAGCCGGTCTGCCCGACGGCCTGTTGAACGTCCTGCCGACCGACCGCGCACCCGAGGTCGTCTCGGCCTGGCTCGGCGACAGCCGCGTCCGAAAGTTCTCCTTCACCGGCTCCACCGCCACCGGCAAGGTGCTCCTGGAGCAGGCCGCGGCCAACGTCGTCAACGTGACCATGGAGCTGGGTGGCAACGCCCCGTTCATCGTCTGCGAGGACGCCGACATCGACGCGGCGGTCCGCGGCGCGATGGATGCCAAGATGCGCGGCGGCGGCGAGGTCTGCATCGCCGCCAACCGCTTCTACGTCCACGCGTCCGTCGCCGCGGAGTTCACCGAGAAGTTCGGCGCCGCCATGACCGCCGTACGCACCGGCCCCGGGCTGGAGGACGGCGTCACCCTCGGGCCGATGGTCAACCAGGCCGCGGTCGACGGAATCCGCTCCCTCGTCGACGACGCGGTCGCGCGAGGCGCGAAGGTCGCCGCGCGCGGCACGGTCCCCGAAGGCCCTGGCGCATTCCACCCGGCGACCGTCCTCACCGACGTACCCGACGACGCCCGCATCCTCCACGAGGAGGTCTTCGGACCCGTCGCCCCCATCACCACCTTCACCGACGAGAACGAGATGCTGGACCGCGCCAACGCGACGGTCCACGGCCTCGCCTCGTATGTGTACTCGCGGGACATCGGCCGCGCGCTGCGCATCGCCGAGCGCCTGGAGGCCGGCATGGTCGGCCTCAACCGGGGCCTGCTGTCCGACCCGGCCGCGCCCTTCGGCGGCGTCAAGCAGTCCGGGCTCGGCCGGGAGGGCGGCCGCGAAGGCATCGAGGCATTCCTGGAGACGCAGTACATCGCCCTCGACTGGCCGACGACCGCCTGA
- a CDS encoding pyridoxal phosphate-dependent aminotransferase yields the protein MHSATLAINETIQARKAAGEKVLHLGFGEAGLPVPDRTATVLAQAAGLNSYGAVVGSPAVREAAAGWFSRRNLLTGPDQVLFAPGSKPLLFALLAALPGDLVLPCPAWVSYAAQAAIVNKRVVDVPIPAESGGIPDPALLEQAISRARSKGAAPGVLVLTVPDNPTGTVVRPEHLREVCAVADRHGLVIVSDEIYAELCHDGRPAPSAASYLPERTVVTTGLSKSMALGGWRIGFARVPDNPWGTGLMRDLTGLASEVWSSLAAPMQAAAAYILADPVEVTEHITAARRLHATVAHAVHSEFVLAGASCRIPDAGFYLYPDFEPVRTRLGRQGITTGAQLASNLLTQHGVGVLAGEAFGDDASALRARVATSLLYGDSAEERWTALRSDDPLSLPWISASLEHLRGALATLTLHT from the coding sequence ATGCACTCGGCGACCCTGGCCATCAACGAGACCATCCAGGCGCGTAAGGCGGCTGGTGAGAAGGTTCTGCACCTCGGCTTCGGCGAGGCCGGGCTGCCGGTTCCGGACCGGACAGCCACCGTGCTGGCGCAAGCCGCGGGGCTCAACAGCTACGGTGCCGTCGTCGGCTCGCCCGCGGTGCGCGAAGCTGCGGCCGGCTGGTTCAGCCGCAGGAACCTGCTGACGGGCCCCGACCAGGTTCTGTTCGCCCCCGGAAGCAAGCCACTGCTGTTTGCCCTGCTGGCCGCGCTTCCCGGTGATCTGGTTCTGCCCTGCCCGGCCTGGGTGAGCTACGCCGCCCAGGCGGCGATCGTGAACAAGCGCGTTGTCGACGTGCCCATCCCGGCCGAGTCCGGGGGCATACCCGATCCGGCACTCCTCGAGCAGGCCATCAGCAGGGCCCGGTCCAAAGGAGCGGCCCCCGGAGTGCTTGTGCTGACCGTGCCCGACAATCCGACGGGGACGGTCGTCCGTCCCGAGCATCTCCGCGAGGTGTGCGCCGTGGCGGATCGTCATGGTCTGGTGATCGTCTCCGACGAGATCTACGCCGAGCTGTGCCACGACGGACGGCCCGCGCCGAGCGCGGCCTCGTACCTGCCGGAGCGGACCGTGGTCACCACTGGTCTGAGCAAGTCCATGGCCCTCGGTGGCTGGCGGATCGGCTTCGCCCGGGTACCCGACAACCCCTGGGGCACCGGACTGATGCGAGATCTGACCGGCCTCGCCAGCGAGGTGTGGTCCAGCCTGGCTGCCCCGATGCAAGCCGCGGCCGCCTACATCCTCGCCGACCCGGTGGAGGTGACAGAGCACATCACCGCCGCGCGCCGGCTTCATGCCACGGTGGCCCACGCCGTGCACAGCGAGTTCGTCCTGGCCGGTGCCTCGTGCCGCATTCCCGACGCAGGGTTCTATCTGTACCCGGATTTCGAGCCCGTGCGCACCCGCCTGGGCCGCCAGGGCATCACCACCGGCGCGCAGCTGGCATCCAACCTTTTGACGCAGCACGGTGTGGGAGTGCTGGCGGGGGAGGCCTTCGGCGACGATGCGAGCGCACTGCGTGCCCGTGTCGCCACCAGTCTTCTGTACGGCGATTCGGCCGAGGAGCGC
- a CDS encoding IclR family transcriptional regulator — protein sequence MTHQPSSAPDPSAAPRGHGLRRDIDLLEALASDEAQNAGGLGVVRLAQLVGREKTQVSRALKALAAEGIVERDPDTLEYRLGWRLFSLVARTSENRLVRMAEPVMHALSADLEETSHLCVLSDREVLTLLSVSGHSFRVHGWEGRGVPAWQTSAGRVLLADATPDELYVRFGTATELPVHELWALIQEASRQGYARVSEEFEAGLVGVSAPIRDFRGRVVAAINISAPKPRLGERLDVAGHTTAAAAARVSALLGWEPRRTPPPRTRLT from the coding sequence GTGACGCACCAGCCCTCATCCGCTCCCGACCCTTCTGCCGCACCGCGCGGCCACGGCCTGCGGCGCGACATCGACCTGCTGGAGGCACTCGCCTCCGACGAGGCGCAGAACGCCGGCGGTCTCGGCGTCGTACGGCTCGCCCAGCTCGTCGGACGTGAGAAGACCCAGGTCTCGCGGGCGCTGAAGGCCCTGGCCGCGGAGGGCATCGTCGAGCGTGACCCCGACACCCTGGAGTACCGCCTGGGCTGGCGGCTGTTCTCACTGGTCGCACGGACCTCGGAGAACCGGCTCGTGCGGATGGCCGAGCCCGTGATGCACGCACTGTCGGCGGACCTGGAGGAGACCAGTCACCTGTGCGTGCTCAGCGACCGCGAAGTGCTCACCCTGCTGTCGGTGTCCGGGCACTCCTTCCGCGTGCACGGTTGGGAGGGGCGCGGAGTGCCCGCCTGGCAGACGTCCGCCGGGCGCGTGCTACTGGCCGACGCCACCCCGGACGAGCTGTACGTACGCTTCGGAACCGCCACCGAACTGCCCGTCCACGAACTGTGGGCGCTGATCCAGGAGGCCTCGCGGCAGGGGTACGCGCGCGTCAGCGAGGAGTTCGAAGCCGGTCTCGTCGGCGTCTCGGCGCCGATCCGGGACTTCCGGGGCCGCGTGGTCGCGGCCATCAACATCTCGGCGCCGAAGCCCCGACTCGGTGAACGTCTCGATGTGGCCGGCCACACCACGGCCGCCGCAGCGGCCAGGGTCTCCGCGCTGCTCGGCTGGGAGCCCCGGCGCACCCCGCCACCCAGGACACGGCTCACCTGA
- a CDS encoding MFS transporter, with product MATTPATQHHQTAAPKASDTATGRERRRLHLKLKLATQIGQGIDGYIIGGIGMAMAALTTDLHLSTLMQGLVGASPLIGIFVGGPLFGRLADRFGRRPVFLVDMLIFLIGSVLQFFVADGLQLFLIRLLMGVAIGGEYAIGAPLLSEYAPRQGRGRLLASLEISWYVGYALATVVGAVFAEVDGGWRWSLASSAVIAVVCVSLRGGIPESARWLLSKGRREEAEALIEKYGIEVDVAAELAERDAGHQDGFRALFSRRHLRSTVFASVFWAALVLPYFAIGTFWTQVFEALNMGDNAVAALLVYSFTAVAGVTVGCLVVDRIGRRRLLIPPFWITAGCLALVAVWPSSTPVIVGGFLFFIFLNAASSALTAIYPLEVFPTSLRTTGVGFATAMSRVGAAIGTFLLPMGLDRFGAEFVLLVGAGVLAMGGLVSQFLAPETTDMDLAMAARKAGKGSA from the coding sequence ATGGCAACGACGCCTGCGACCCAGCACCACCAGACCGCCGCTCCGAAAGCCTCCGACACCGCCACCGGGCGCGAACGCCGCCGACTGCACCTGAAGTTGAAGCTCGCCACGCAGATAGGGCAGGGCATCGACGGCTACATCATCGGCGGCATCGGCATGGCGATGGCCGCGCTGACCACCGACCTCCACTTGTCCACGCTGATGCAGGGACTCGTCGGCGCCTCACCGCTGATCGGCATCTTCGTCGGCGGGCCGCTCTTCGGCCGCCTCGCCGACCGGTTCGGGCGGCGCCCGGTGTTCCTCGTCGACATGCTGATCTTCCTGATCGGCTCGGTCCTCCAGTTCTTCGTCGCCGACGGCCTCCAGCTCTTCCTCATCCGGCTGCTGATGGGCGTGGCGATCGGCGGCGAGTACGCCATCGGCGCACCCCTGCTGTCGGAGTACGCGCCCCGCCAGGGCCGCGGCCGGCTGCTGGCCAGTCTGGAGATCAGCTGGTACGTCGGCTACGCGCTGGCCACGGTCGTGGGCGCGGTGTTCGCGGAAGTCGACGGCGGCTGGCGCTGGTCCCTGGCCAGCAGCGCGGTCATCGCCGTGGTGTGCGTGTCACTGCGGGGCGGGATCCCGGAATCGGCGCGCTGGCTGCTGAGCAAGGGCCGCCGGGAGGAGGCCGAGGCACTGATCGAGAAGTACGGCATCGAGGTCGACGTGGCCGCCGAACTCGCCGAGCGCGACGCGGGACACCAGGACGGATTCCGGGCGTTGTTCAGCCGTCGCCACCTGCGCAGCACGGTGTTCGCAAGTGTCTTCTGGGCCGCGCTCGTGCTGCCCTACTTCGCGATCGGCACGTTCTGGACCCAGGTGTTCGAGGCCCTGAACATGGGAGACAACGCGGTCGCGGCGCTCCTCGTCTACTCCTTCACCGCGGTGGCGGGCGTGACCGTGGGCTGCCTGGTCGTGGACCGCATCGGGCGCCGCAGGCTGCTGATCCCGCCGTTCTGGATCACGGCCGGCTGCCTGGCCCTGGTGGCGGTGTGGCCGTCCTCGACACCCGTCATCGTGGGCGGGTTCCTGTTCTTCATCTTCCTCAACGCCGCCTCCAGCGCCCTGACCGCGATCTATCCCCTGGAGGTCTTCCCGACCTCACTGCGGACCACCGGCGTCGGTTTTGCCACTGCGATGAGCCGGGTCGGCGCCGCCATCGGCACCTTCTTGCTGCCCATGGGCCTGGACCGCTTCGGCGCGGAGTTCGTCCTGCTGGTCGGTGCGGGGGTGCTGGCGATGGGCGGCCTGGTGTCCCAGTTCCTCGCGCCGGAGACGACGGACATGGATCTGGCGATGGCGGCCCGCAAGGCCGGCAAGGGATCGGCCTGA